One genomic segment of Anguilla anguilla isolate fAngAng1 chromosome 2, fAngAng1.pri, whole genome shotgun sequence includes these proteins:
- the tmem130 gene encoding transmembrane protein 130, with protein MHMCRMKCVAVFVYFSISLVRQAVYTDDTINLSEMASGKLTFRQMEGNETYLRSTLELAADIPTEASFELFDPRHVFRYVKFTYTWDLGNGEVIVGKEPFVRYNYNSSGNYTVRLTLGAYWARHTRLTGFYSTDLKVLDAIRTIELMGPSDYKVSQSTSLSVFVGGSPPMWICWSMVPNCVAVSPVSCHWVKLYGNIFNLNYTFTSVGKYCLNLTVRNDISTLQTSYDIIAWRDPTSNLLFIFPCATLILSTFALIIATACRSKRKAKRNTVEVANFNFSPEAPKMETKYKSLGRSPNFNSTPSSQKKSEIQPLLIHSRESSSTCFSQL; from the exons ATGCATATGTGTCG GATGAAATGCGTTGCGGTCTTTGTCTACTTTTCGATCTCTCTGGTACGGCAAGCCGTCTACACCGATGACACAATCAATTTATCAG AAATGGCCTCGGGAAAACTTACTTTTCGTCAGATGGAGGGAAATGAAACTTACTTACGGAGCACCTTGGAACTAGCTGCTGACATACCGACAGAAGCTTCTTTCGAGCTTTTTGACCCACGACACGTGTTTCGCTATGTGAAGTTCACGTATACGTGGGACCTGGGGAACGG AGAAGTTATAGTGGGAAAGGAGCCTTTTGTGCGATACAATTACAACTCTTCGGGAAACTACACTGTAAGACTGACCTTGGGTGCCTACTGGGCCAGACACACACGACTAACAGGATTCTACTCCACAGACTTAAAAGTATTGg atGCCATAAGGACTATTGAGCTGATGGGACCCTCAGATTATAAGGTCTCCCAAAGTACTAGCCTGTCCGTGTTTGTTGGTGGGAG TCCTCCTATGTGGATATGTTGGTCAATGGTGCCCAACTGCGTGGCTGTTTCTCCAGTGTCCTGCCACTGGGTGAAGTTGTATGGAAACATATTTAACCTGAACTACACCTTCACATCTGTGGGCAAATACTGTCTGAACTTGACAGTCAGGAATGACATCAGCACGCTCCAGACCTCCTATGACATTATAGCGTGGAGAGATC CGACCAGTAACCTGCTCTTCATCTTTCCTTGCGCCACACTTATCTTGTCCACGTTTGCCCTCATCATTGCGACTGCATGTCGTTCAAAACGTAAAGCCAAGAGGAACACGgtggag GTGGCAAACTTCAATTTCTCCCCAGAGGCCCCAAAAATGGAAACGAAGTATAAGAGCTTGGGTCGCTCCCCAAATTTTAATTCCACCCCGTCTTCACAGAAGAAGAGCGAAATTCAACCTTTGCTCATTCACTCCAGGGAGTCCTCCTCGACCTGCTTTTCACAGCTGTAA